Proteins found in one Sorghum bicolor cultivar BTx623 chromosome 1, Sorghum_bicolor_NCBIv3, whole genome shotgun sequence genomic segment:
- the LOC8085735 gene encoding phospholipase D beta 1, translated as MPQDDDESIAWVGTAGDDAPAVLLHGSLDIWIHEARNLPNKDILSKRMRDLLCKPSEGMTSDPYVTVQVASAVVARTFVIPDDENPVWAQQFMVPVAHETAAVNFVVKDSDVVGAELIGVVAVRADRLQTGDRVEGAYPVLERNGKECAPGAVLRLSVQYVPVARLTMYHHGVTPGPDFAGVPRTYFPLRRGGKVTLYQDAHVADGTLPEIRLGNGACRRHGQCWRDVYDAISQARRLIYITGWSVFHTIHLVRDGHGDMALGDLLRKKSQEGVRVLLLVWDDPTSRSLLGIKMEGYMGTRDEETRRFFKHSSVQILLCPRSAGKRHSWVKQQETGTIFTHHQKTVILDADAGNHKRKIVAFVGGLDLCGGRYDTPRHTLFRTLETFHKEDYYNPNFAVEDAHGPREPWHDLHSKIDGPAAYDVLKNFEERWLKASKRSGAKKLSKLSRSHNDSLLWIAKIPDIIAIDDEIYSNDNDPERWDVQIFRSIDSNSVKGFPKDPREATSKNLVCGKNVLIDMSVHTAYVNAIRGAQHFIYIENQYFLGSSFNWDSHKDVGANNLIPIEIALKIANKIYSNERFSAYIVVPMWPEGNPTGTPTQRILYWQKKTMQMMYEIIYKALKEAGLDGTYEPQDYLNFFCLGNREAEDTTSTSGGQFSASNPQDQARKNRRFMVYVHSKGMIVDDEYVIIGSANINQRSMEGTRDTEIAMAAYQPQHTWANTLSAPRGQIFGYRMSLWAEHIGYIEESFTMPESLECTRQVRHIGQQNWEKFISSHVTEMKGHLLKYPVSIDSSGKVNPLSGCATFPDLGGNICGSFLNIQENLTI; from the exons ATGCCCCAGGACGACGACGAGAGCATCGCCTGGGTGGGCACCGCCGGGGACGACGCACCGGCGGTGCTACTGCACGGCAGCCTGGACATCTGGATCCACGAGGCGCGGAACCTGCCGAACAAGGACATCCTGTCCAAGAGGATGCGGGACCTGCTGTGCAAGCCGTCGGAGGGCATGACCAGCGACCCCTACGTGACGGTGCAGGTCGCCTCCGCCGTGGTGGCGCGCACCTTCGTCATCCCCGACGACGAGAACCCCGTGTGGGCGCAGCAGTTCATGGTGCCCGTCGCGCACGAGACCGCCGCCGTCAACTTCGTCGTCAAGGACAGCGACGTCGTGGGCGCGGAGCTCATCGGCGTCGTCGCCGTCCGCGCCGACCGGCTGCAGACCGGGGACAGGGTCGAGGGCGCGTACCCGGTCCTCGAGCGCAACGGAAAGGAGTGCGCGCCGGGGGCCGTGCTTCGGCTGTCGGTGCAGTACGTGCCCGTGGCGAGGCTCACCATGTACCACCACGGCGTCACCCCGGGCCCGGACTTCGCCGGCGTGCCCAGGACCTACTTCCCGCTGCGCCGGGGCGGCAAGGTCACGCTGTACCAGGACGCGCACGTGGCCGACGGCACGCTGCCGGAGATCAGGCTCGGGAACGGCGCTTGCCGCCGGCACGGCCAGTGCTGGCGCGACGTCTACGACGCCATATCCCAGGCCCGGAGGCTCATCTACATCACCGGATGGTCCGTGTTCCACACCATCCACCTGGTGCGCGACGGCCACGGGGACATGGCGCTCGGCGACCTGCTCAGGAAGAAGTCGCAGGAGGGGGTGCGGGTGCTGCTGCTCGTGTGGGACGACCCCACGTCCCGGAGCCTCCTCGGCATCAAGATG GAAGGTTACATGGGAACAAGGGATGAGGAGACCCGGAGATTCTTCAAGCATTCTTCAGTTCAGATACTGCTTTGCCCACGTTCTGCTGGGAAAAGGCACAGCTGGGTGAAACAACAG GAAACAGGCACTATCTTTACTCACCATCAGAAAACAGTGATCTTGGATGCTGATGCTGGGAATCATAAAAGGAAGATTGTTGCTTTTGTAGGAGGCCTTGATTTATGTGGAGGGCGGTATGATACACCAAGACACACTCTATTTCGGACTCTTGAGACATTTCACAAGGAAGACTATTACAACCCAAATTTTGCG GTTGAAGATGCTCATGGCCCAAGAGAGCCATGGCATGACTTGCATTCCAAGATCGATGGTCCAGCAGCATATGATGTCCTGAAAAACTTTGAGGAACGCTGGTTAAAGGCATCAAAGCGCAGTGGTGCTAAGAAACTGTCAAAATTGTCGAGATCGCATAATGATTCGCTGCTCTGGATTGCAAAGATACCTGATATTATAGCTATTGATGACGAAATCTATTCAAATGACAATGATCCAGAAAGATGGGATGTGCAG ATTTTCCGATCAATTGATTCGAACTCTGTCAAGGGTTTTCCAAAAGATCCACGGGAGGCCACTAGTAAG AATCTTGTTTGTGGGAAAAATGTACTGATTGATATGAGCGTGCATACAGCATATGTGAATGCCATCCGAGGTGCTCAACATTTCATCTACATTGAGAACCAGTACTTCCTTGGCTCTTCATTTAATTGGGATTCACATAAAGATGTCG GTGCTAATAATCTGATACCCATTGAGATAGCACTCAAAATTGCAAACAAGATTTATTCGAATGAGAGATTTTCAGCTTATATAGTAGTTCCAATGTGGCCTGAGGGTAATCCTACTGGTACTCCTACGCAAAGGATTCTTTATTGGCAG AAAAAGACAATGCAAATGATGTATGAGATAATCTATAAGGCCTTGAAAGAAGCAGGACTAGATGGTACATATGAGCCGCAGGATTACCTGAATTTCTTCTGCCTTGGTAACCGTGAAGCTGAGGACACTACTAGCACTTCTGGTGGACAATTCTCAGCCAGTAACCCACAG GACCAAGCTCGGAAGAATAGGAGATTCATGGTGTATGTGCACTCAAAAGGCATGATCGTGGATGATGAATATGTGATCATTGGGTCTGCTAACATCAACCAGAGGTCCATGGAAGGAACTAGAGATACAGAGATCGCAATGGCTGCATACCAACCCCAGCACACATGGGCAAATACACTTTCTGCTCCTCGTGGACAG ATTTTCGGGTACAGAATGTCTCTATGGGCAGAGCACATCGGATACATCGAGGAGAGTTTCACCATGCCGGAGAGTCTAGAGTGCACGAGGCAGGTGCGGCACATCGGACAGCAGAACTGGGAGAAATTCATCTCCAGCCATGTGACCGAGATGAAGGGCCACCTGCTCAAGTATCCCGTCAGCATCGATTCCAGTGGCAAGGTGAATCCTCTGTCTGGGTGTGCCACATTCCCAGATCTTGGTGGGAACATCTGCGGCTCATTCCTGAACATCCAAGAAAACCTCACAATATGA